One genomic segment of Amycolatopsis sp. Hca4 includes these proteins:
- a CDS encoding helix-turn-helix domain containing protein: protein MSIIEERRTEVRAADNTYQIVVSTRTDVDRAEPTPRVMITLEAGGPGGEPVAEGSLDLDVAVADTVAELVADGLLSATGAGRGPRRRSAGRPAQQGRPWSEEMDAELETRWIAGESVAQIAAYFERTPGGIRARLPRVGCDPENPGCYLPVPPSRRTDLDGGEPG from the coding sequence ATGTCGATCATCGAAGAGCGCCGGACCGAGGTCCGGGCAGCCGACAACACCTATCAGATCGTGGTCTCGACCAGGACGGACGTCGACCGCGCCGAACCCACACCCCGGGTGATGATCACCCTGGAAGCCGGCGGCCCCGGCGGCGAACCGGTCGCCGAGGGCAGCCTCGACCTCGACGTCGCGGTGGCGGACACGGTGGCGGAGCTCGTCGCGGACGGGTTGCTGTCCGCGACCGGAGCCGGCCGCGGGCCGCGGCGAAGATCCGCGGGCCGTCCTGCCCAGCAGGGCCGCCCGTGGAGCGAGGAGATGGACGCGGAGCTGGAGACCCGGTGGATCGCGGGGGAGAGCGTCGCGCAGATCGCGGCGTACTTCGAGCGCACCCCCGGCGGCATCCGCGCCCGTCTGCCCCGCGTGGGCTGCGACCCGGAGAACCCGGGCTGCTACCTCCCGGTGCCGCCGAGCAGGCGCACGGACCTGGACGGAGGCGAGCCGGGCTGA
- a CDS encoding alpha/beta hydrolase: MKKFVAAVAAAGLAAGLMAAAPAASAEPGAQFAPAPIAWGPCTSASLKANGAECGFLDVPMDYAKPGGAKVSLAVSRIKHKTAQSQGIMLVNPGGPGGSGLGLSVLGKYVPNGAGDSYDWIGFDPRGVGSSKPALTCDGNYFSYNRPAYVPTTVQLEKTWLARSKGYADACRKNGEILNHLKTTDVAQDMDSLRKSLGEKQINYYGFSYGTYLGQVYSTLYPKNVRRMVLDGNVDPRKVWYQANLDQDVAFDKNIKIYFDWLAKYDSVYHLGSTGDAVEKLWYATQRKLAKDPAGGVIGGDEWTDIFLQAGYYVFGWTDMAEAFDGYVHKGDWQTLKKLYDASNPPGNDNGFAVYLGVQCTDVQWPTDWNRWRVDNWLTYFKAPFETWGNAWFNAPCAFWPAKAGKPVNVDGRKVAGALLISEELDAATPYPGSLEVRKRFPNSSLISAPGGTTHAGSLSGVACVDDKVADYLATGALPKRQPGNHSDVQCDPVPQPVPDGAAAQKSDNSAKAAQEKQNTLAQLLHF, encoded by the coding sequence GTGAAAAAATTCGTTGCCGCCGTCGCCGCCGCGGGGCTCGCGGCCGGGCTGATGGCCGCCGCGCCCGCCGCCTCGGCGGAACCCGGGGCCCAGTTCGCCCCCGCGCCGATCGCCTGGGGGCCCTGCACGTCGGCGAGCCTCAAGGCCAACGGTGCCGAGTGCGGCTTCCTCGACGTGCCGATGGACTACGCGAAGCCGGGCGGGGCGAAGGTCTCCCTCGCCGTCTCGCGGATCAAGCACAAGACCGCGCAGTCCCAGGGCATCATGCTGGTGAACCCGGGCGGGCCGGGCGGTTCCGGCCTCGGCCTGTCGGTGCTCGGCAAGTACGTGCCGAACGGCGCCGGGGACAGCTACGACTGGATCGGCTTCGACCCGCGTGGCGTCGGTTCCAGCAAGCCCGCGCTCACCTGCGACGGGAACTACTTCAGCTACAACCGGCCGGCGTACGTGCCGACCACCGTGCAGCTGGAGAAGACCTGGCTCGCCCGCTCGAAGGGGTACGCCGACGCGTGCCGCAAGAACGGCGAGATCCTGAACCACCTCAAGACGACCGACGTCGCGCAGGACATGGACAGCCTGCGCAAGTCCCTCGGTGAGAAGCAGATCAACTACTACGGCTTCTCCTACGGCACCTACCTCGGCCAGGTGTACAGCACGCTGTACCCGAAGAACGTCCGCCGGATGGTGCTGGACGGCAACGTCGACCCGCGGAAGGTCTGGTACCAGGCCAACCTCGACCAGGACGTCGCGTTCGACAAGAACATCAAGATCTACTTCGACTGGCTCGCGAAGTACGACAGCGTCTACCACCTCGGCTCGACCGGCGACGCCGTCGAGAAGCTGTGGTACGCCACCCAGCGCAAGCTGGCCAAGGACCCGGCGGGCGGGGTCATCGGCGGTGACGAGTGGACCGACATCTTCCTGCAGGCCGGCTACTACGTCTTCGGCTGGACCGACATGGCCGAGGCCTTCGACGGCTACGTGCACAAGGGTGACTGGCAGACGCTGAAGAAGCTCTACGACGCTTCGAACCCGCCGGGCAACGACAACGGCTTCGCCGTGTACCTGGGCGTGCAGTGCACCGACGTCCAGTGGCCGACCGACTGGAACCGGTGGCGGGTCGACAACTGGCTGACCTACTTCAAGGCCCCGTTCGAGACCTGGGGCAACGCCTGGTTCAACGCGCCCTGCGCGTTCTGGCCGGCGAAGGCGGGCAAGCCGGTGAACGTCGACGGCCGCAAGGTGGCCGGTGCCCTGCTCATCAGCGAAGAGCTCGACGCCGCCACGCCGTACCCCGGCAGCCTCGAGGTGCGGAAGCGGTTCCCGAACTCGAGCCTGATCAGCGCGCCGGGCGGCACCACGCACGCCGGTTCGCTGTCCGGGGTGGCCTGCGTCGACGACAAGGTCGCCGACTACCTGGCCACCGGCGCGCTGCCGAAGCGCCAGCCCGGCAACCACTCGGACGTCCAGTGCGACCCGGTGCCGCAGCCGGTGCCCGACGGCGCCGCGGCGCAGAAGTCGGACAACTCCGCGAAGGCCGCCCAGGAGAAGCAGAACACGCTGGCCCAGCTGCTGCACTTCTGA
- a CDS encoding DNA alkylation repair protein: protein MSADERLVRAVRAGLAELADPAKAPAMQAYMKSAMPFRGVAKPERSTLLKRVLAEHTLTDRVTFSATVLELWRAAEFREERYAAIDLSGYPAYRRWQDPELVPVYEEMIVDGAWWDFVDEIAIRRIGPILREHRARMTPELLAWADDADHWRRRTAIICQVGAKGDTDTDLLTRAIEPSIGEPEFFLRKGIGWALRDYEKTAPEWVRCFVEEHPGLSGLSRREALKHIG, encoded by the coding sequence ATGAGCGCGGACGAAAGGCTGGTCAGGGCGGTTCGCGCCGGGCTGGCGGAGCTGGCCGACCCGGCGAAGGCACCGGCGATGCAGGCGTACATGAAGTCGGCCATGCCCTTCCGCGGGGTGGCGAAACCCGAGCGCAGCACGCTCCTCAAGCGGGTGCTGGCCGAACACACATTGACCGATCGGGTGACCTTTTCGGCGACTGTCCTGGAGTTGTGGCGAGCCGCGGAATTCCGCGAAGAGCGCTACGCGGCCATCGATCTTTCCGGGTACCCGGCCTACCGGCGGTGGCAGGACCCGGAGCTGGTCCCGGTGTACGAGGAAATGATCGTCGACGGCGCCTGGTGGGACTTCGTGGACGAGATCGCCATCCGCCGGATCGGACCGATCCTCCGCGAGCACCGGGCCCGGATGACGCCGGAGCTGCTGGCCTGGGCCGACGACGCCGACCACTGGCGCCGCCGGACGGCGATCATCTGCCAGGTGGGGGCGAAGGGAGACACCGACACGGACCTGCTCACCCGGGCCATCGAGCCGTCGATCGGCGAGCCGGAGTTCTTCTTGCGGAAGGGGATCGGCTGGGCGCTGCGGGACTACGAGAAGACGGCGCCGGAGTGGGTGCGGTGCTTCGTGGAGGAACACCCGGGGTTGTCCGGGCTGTCGAGGCGGGAGGCGCTCAAGCACATCGGCTGA
- the pheT gene encoding phenylalanine--tRNA ligase subunit beta, giving the protein MRVPVSWLTEHLELTDEVTPQDLADAFVRIGIEVDDLRELGPVTGPLVVGRVAEIEELTEFKKPVRFCRVDVGEPADEAEELDEDLDDEDEDDDEAGEFDEGPHGIKTRGIICGARNFVEGDLVVVALPGAVLPGDFEIAARKTYGRISDGMICSARELGLGDDHTGILVLPPGTASPGDDARELLGLDDSVIELAPTPDRGYALSIRGLARELSNALDVPFGDPALLEVPAAEGDAWPVHVEDPEGCPRFVLRRVTGLDATAPTPWRMRRRLMLAGIRSISLAVDVTNYVMLELGHPLHAFATKAIQGDLVVRRAKPGEKLTTLDDVERTLDPDDIVIADDSGVISLAGTMGGASTEITPESTDVLLEAAHWNPAAISRTARRHKLFSEAAKRFERFTDPQLCAAAVELAARLLRQYGDAAIQPGRTDEGTVEPNPPVVMPINLPDKIAGVNYQRGVTVRRLTQIGCKVSVGTGDDGTGLVTAIPPSWRGDLRQPADLVEEVLRLEGYDSIPSVLPAAPAGRGLTDSQRRVRSVSRALAEAGYVEVRPFPFVGDAVWDAFGLPADDVRRNAVVVRNPLEADRNRLVTTLLPGLLDTLQRNVSRGMKDVALFHVGQVVLPAPNPLKVPDLGVDHRPSDEELALLEAAVPQQPLHVAVVLAGNRHRAGWWGQGEQASWADAVQAARTIAEAAGVELTVQAADLPPWHPGRCAQLRVGDWPVGHAGELHPKVIEALGLPPRTVAMELDLDAIPLPDSRPAPSVSSYPPVLLDVALVVAEEVPSADLAEVLRTGAGELLEDITLFDVYAGEQVGEGKRSLAYKLRFRAPDRTLTVDEATKARDAAVAAAGERFNATLRA; this is encoded by the coding sequence GTGCGAGTTCCAGTCAGCTGGCTGACCGAACACCTCGAGCTCACCGACGAGGTCACGCCGCAGGACCTGGCCGACGCGTTCGTCCGGATCGGCATCGAGGTCGACGACCTGCGCGAGCTCGGCCCGGTGACCGGCCCGCTGGTCGTCGGCCGGGTGGCCGAGATCGAGGAGCTCACCGAGTTCAAGAAGCCGGTCCGCTTCTGCCGCGTCGACGTCGGCGAGCCCGCCGACGAAGCCGAGGAGCTCGACGAAGACCTCGACGACGAAGACGAGGACGACGACGAAGCCGGCGAGTTCGACGAGGGCCCGCACGGCATCAAGACCCGCGGCATCATCTGCGGCGCGCGCAACTTCGTCGAGGGCGACCTGGTCGTCGTCGCGCTGCCCGGTGCCGTCCTGCCCGGCGACTTCGAGATCGCCGCCCGCAAGACCTACGGCCGGATCAGCGACGGCATGATCTGCTCGGCCCGCGAGCTCGGCCTCGGCGACGACCACACCGGCATCCTCGTGCTCCCGCCGGGCACCGCGAGCCCGGGCGACGACGCGCGCGAGCTGCTCGGCCTCGACGACTCGGTGATCGAGCTCGCCCCGACCCCGGACCGCGGCTACGCGCTGTCGATCCGCGGGCTCGCGCGCGAGCTGTCGAACGCGCTCGACGTGCCCTTCGGCGACCCGGCGCTGCTGGAGGTCCCGGCGGCCGAGGGCGACGCCTGGCCGGTGCACGTCGAGGACCCGGAAGGCTGCCCGCGGTTCGTGCTGCGCCGGGTCACCGGCCTGGACGCGACCGCGCCGACCCCGTGGCGGATGCGCCGACGGCTGATGCTGGCCGGCATCCGGTCGATCTCGCTGGCCGTCGACGTGACGAACTACGTGATGCTCGAGCTCGGGCACCCGCTGCACGCGTTCGCCACCAAGGCCATCCAGGGCGATCTGGTGGTCCGCCGGGCGAAGCCGGGCGAGAAGCTGACCACTTTGGACGACGTCGAGCGCACGCTCGACCCGGACGACATCGTCATCGCCGACGACAGCGGCGTCATCTCGCTCGCCGGCACGATGGGCGGCGCGAGCACGGAGATCACGCCGGAGAGCACCGACGTGCTGCTCGAGGCGGCGCACTGGAACCCGGCCGCGATCAGCCGCACCGCACGGCGGCACAAGCTGTTCTCCGAGGCCGCCAAGCGCTTCGAGCGGTTCACCGACCCGCAGCTCTGCGCGGCGGCGGTCGAGCTGGCCGCGCGGCTGCTGCGCCAGTACGGCGACGCCGCCATCCAGCCGGGCCGCACCGACGAGGGCACGGTCGAGCCGAACCCGCCGGTCGTCATGCCGATCAACCTGCCGGACAAGATCGCGGGCGTGAACTACCAGCGCGGCGTGACGGTCCGCCGGCTCACCCAGATCGGCTGCAAGGTCTCGGTCGGCACGGGTGACGACGGAACGGGCCTGGTCACGGCGATCCCGCCGAGCTGGCGCGGCGACCTCCGCCAGCCGGCCGACCTGGTCGAGGAAGTCCTGCGGCTGGAGGGCTACGACAGCATCCCGTCGGTGCTGCCCGCCGCCCCGGCCGGCCGCGGCCTGACCGACAGCCAGCGGCGCGTCCGCAGCGTGTCCCGTGCGCTGGCCGAGGCGGGCTACGTCGAGGTGCGCCCGTTCCCGTTCGTCGGCGACGCGGTGTGGGACGCCTTCGGCCTCCCGGCCGACGACGTCCGCCGCAACGCGGTGGTGGTCCGCAACCCCCTGGAAGCCGACCGCAACCGCCTGGTGACGACGTTGCTCCCGGGCCTGCTGGACACCCTGCAGCGCAACGTGTCCCGCGGCATGAAGGACGTGGCGCTGTTCCACGTCGGCCAGGTGGTCCTCCCGGCGCCGAACCCGCTGAAGGTCCCGGACCTCGGCGTCGACCACCGGCCGTCGGACGAGGAGCTGGCCCTGCTGGAGGCGGCGGTGCCGCAGCAGCCCCTGCACGTGGCGGTGGTTCTGGCCGGCAACCGGCACCGCGCGGGCTGGTGGGGCCAGGGCGAGCAGGCGAGCTGGGCCGACGCGGTCCAGGCGGCCCGCACGATCGCCGAGGCGGCCGGCGTCGAGCTGACCGTGCAGGCGGCCGACCTCCCGCCGTGGCACCCGGGCCGCTGCGCCCAGCTCCGCGTCGGCGACTGGCCGGTCGGCCACGCCGGTGAGCTGCACCCGAAGGTGATCGAGGCCCTCGGCCTGCCGCCGCGCACGGTGGCGATGGAGCTGGACCTGGACGCGATCCCGCTCCCGGATTCCCGCCCGGCCCCGAGCGTCTCGAGCTACCCGCCGGTCCTGCTCGACGTGGCCCTGGTGGTGGCGGAGGAGGTCCCGTCGGCAGACCTGGCGGAGGTACTGCGCACCGGCGCGGGCGAGCTGCTCGAGGACATCACGCTGTTCGACGTGTACGCGGGCGAGCAGGTGGGCGAGGGCAAGCGATCCCTGGCGTACAAGCTGCGCTTCCGCGCCCCGGACCGAACCCTGACGGTCGACGAAGCCACCAAGGCCCGCGACGCGGCAGTGGCGGCCGCGGGCGAGCGCTTCAACGCCACCCTCCGCGCCTGA
- the pheS gene encoding phenylalanine--tRNA ligase subunit alpha → MSGATEKEAQGAVLAPETLQEAVKAAEAAFAAATGLEGLAEVKPAHLGDQSPVGLARRGIGALPKQEKAEAGKRVNEARQAIQAAFDARRAELQVERDERVLREEAVDVTLPWDRVPRGARHPITTISERVADAFVAMGYEVAEGPELEAEWFNFDALNFGKDHPARQLQDTFYVGEEDSGLVLRTHTSPVQARTLLHRDLPVYVVCPGRTYRTDELDSTHTPVFTQVEGLAVDKGITMAHLKGTLDAFARAMFGENSKTRLRPHFFPFTEPSAEVDVWFEEKKGGPGWVEWGGCGMVNPNVLRACGVDPDVYSGFAFGMGIERTLQFRNGIPDMRDMVEGDVRFTLPFGTEA, encoded by the coding sequence ATGTCCGGAGCCACGGAGAAGGAAGCACAGGGCGCGGTGCTCGCCCCCGAGACGCTGCAGGAGGCGGTCAAGGCCGCCGAAGCGGCGTTCGCCGCCGCGACCGGGCTCGAAGGGCTGGCCGAGGTCAAGCCGGCCCACCTCGGTGACCAGTCCCCGGTGGGCCTGGCCCGCCGCGGGATCGGCGCCCTGCCCAAGCAGGAGAAGGCCGAGGCCGGCAAGCGCGTCAACGAGGCCCGCCAGGCGATCCAGGCGGCCTTCGACGCCCGCCGCGCCGAGCTCCAGGTGGAGCGCGACGAGCGCGTGCTGCGCGAAGAAGCCGTCGACGTCACCCTGCCGTGGGACCGCGTTCCGCGCGGCGCGCGGCACCCGATCACCACCATCTCCGAGCGCGTCGCCGACGCCTTCGTCGCGATGGGCTACGAGGTCGCCGAAGGTCCCGAGCTCGAAGCCGAGTGGTTCAACTTCGACGCGCTGAACTTCGGCAAGGACCACCCGGCCCGCCAGCTGCAGGACACCTTCTACGTCGGCGAAGAGGACTCGGGCCTGGTGCTGCGCACGCACACCTCGCCGGTCCAGGCACGCACGCTGCTGCACCGCGACCTGCCGGTGTACGTCGTGTGCCCCGGCCGGACGTACCGCACCGACGAGCTCGACTCGACGCACACGCCGGTGTTCACCCAGGTCGAGGGCCTCGCGGTGGACAAGGGCATCACGATGGCCCACCTCAAGGGCACGCTGGACGCCTTCGCCCGCGCGATGTTCGGCGAGAACTCCAAGACACGGCTGCGCCCGCACTTCTTCCCCTTCACCGAGCCGTCCGCGGAGGTGGACGTCTGGTTCGAAGAGAAGAAGGGCGGCCCCGGCTGGGTCGAGTGGGGCGGCTGCGGCATGGTCAACCCGAACGTGCTGCGCGCCTGCGGCGTCGACCCGGACGTGTACTCCGGGTTCGCCTTCGGCATGGGCATCGAGCGCACCCTGCAGTTCCGCAACGGGATCCCGGACATGCGCGACATGGTGGAAGGCGACGTCCGCTTCACCCTTCCCTTCGGAACGGAGGCGTAG
- a CDS encoding DUF6159 family protein produces the protein MGRLARSFALFSASFKVLRAHKGLAWFPVLAGIAGLLVAAVFLTPAFFTVHLEAENFRPTAGTYVLLAAFYLVSAFVTIFFNAALISQADIALRGDGGMPGVGAGLAAAGRRWPALLGWAGVTATVSVVLRTIEERLGFLGSIISGLIGMAWRFTTYLVLPVVMLEGTGVKASVKRSVELFRRAWGENVAGTAGLGLVGFLLTFAGYVVLLGAGFLLGGTATVFVAVGLAIVWTLLVAVFITTLSGIYQTALYRYAAEGVVPGEFASVDFSEAFRRR, from the coding sequence ATGGGCAGGCTTGCCCGTTCGTTCGCGCTGTTCTCCGCTTCGTTCAAGGTGCTGCGCGCCCACAAGGGCCTGGCGTGGTTCCCGGTGCTCGCCGGGATCGCCGGACTGCTGGTCGCCGCGGTGTTCCTGACACCGGCGTTCTTCACCGTCCACCTCGAGGCCGAGAACTTCCGGCCCACCGCCGGCACGTACGTGCTGCTCGCGGCGTTCTACCTCGTCTCGGCGTTCGTCACGATCTTCTTCAACGCCGCCCTGATCTCCCAGGCGGACATCGCGCTGCGCGGTGACGGCGGCATGCCGGGTGTCGGCGCGGGCCTCGCCGCAGCCGGGCGCCGCTGGCCTGCCCTGCTCGGCTGGGCCGGGGTGACCGCGACGGTCAGCGTGGTGCTGCGCACGATCGAGGAGCGGCTCGGCTTCCTCGGCAGCATCATCAGCGGCCTGATCGGCATGGCCTGGCGGTTCACGACGTACCTCGTGCTGCCGGTCGTCATGCTCGAGGGCACGGGGGTGAAGGCGAGCGTCAAGCGGTCGGTCGAGCTGTTCCGCCGCGCCTGGGGCGAGAACGTCGCCGGCACCGCCGGCCTCGGCCTGGTCGGTTTCCTGCTGACCTTCGCCGGTTACGTCGTGCTCCTCGGAGCCGGCTTCCTGCTCGGCGGCACGGCCACCGTGTTCGTCGCGGTCGGGCTGGCGATCGTCTGGACCCTGCTGGTGGCGGTCTTCATCACCACGTTGTCCGGCATCTACCAGACCGCGCTGTACCGCTACGCCGCCGAGGGCGTGGTGCCCGGCGAGTTCGCTTCGGTCGACTTCTCCGAGGCGTTCCGCCGGCGGTGA
- a CDS encoding RNA methyltransferase codes for MTGSFQRPGAEPFTERTPRVVAARKLTRRAERDKTGRFLAEGANAVEAALADGTVHELFVTDRAAAQHADLVDAARAAGVTVSPITDRAADGLSETVTPQGIVAVCALLDRPLEEAVTPEAKLVVVLVDVADPGNAGTVIRVADAAGADAVVLAGDTVDPHNGKCVRAAAGSLFHLPIARVRDVASALSACSAAGLRTLAAHGYADAELDRVDLTAPTAWVFGNEAHGLPADVLDRTDLAVRIPLYGRAESLNLATAAAVCVYTSALAARR; via the coding sequence CTGACCGGCAGCTTTCAGCGACCCGGGGCGGAGCCGTTCACCGAACGGACCCCCCGGGTCGTTGCTGCGCGCAAGCTGACGCGGCGCGCGGAACGCGACAAGACCGGCCGGTTCCTGGCCGAAGGCGCCAACGCCGTCGAGGCCGCTCTGGCCGACGGCACGGTGCACGAGCTGTTCGTCACCGACCGCGCGGCCGCCCAGCACGCGGACCTGGTCGACGCGGCCCGCGCGGCCGGCGTCACCGTCTCGCCGATCACCGACCGCGCCGCCGACGGGCTGTCGGAAACCGTGACACCGCAGGGCATCGTGGCCGTCTGCGCGCTGCTGGACCGGCCGCTCGAGGAGGCCGTGACGCCGGAGGCGAAGCTCGTGGTCGTGCTCGTGGACGTCGCCGACCCCGGCAACGCGGGCACGGTGATCCGCGTCGCGGACGCGGCCGGTGCCGACGCGGTGGTCCTGGCGGGCGACACCGTCGACCCGCACAACGGCAAGTGCGTCCGCGCGGCCGCCGGCAGCCTGTTCCACCTGCCGATCGCGCGGGTCCGTGATGTCGCGAGCGCGCTGAGCGCCTGCTCGGCCGCGGGCCTGCGGACGCTCGCCGCCCACGGCTACGCCGACGCCGAACTCGATCGGGTGGACCTCACCGCCCCGACCGCGTGGGTGTTCGGCAACGAGGCCCACGGCCTGCCCGCCGACGTCCTCGACCGGACCGACCTCGCCGTCCGGATCCCCCTGTACGGCCGCGCCGAGAGCCTCAACCTGGCCACCGCGGCGGCCGTGTGCGTCTACACGAGCGCGCTGGCGGCGCGGCGCTGA
- the rplT gene encoding 50S ribosomal protein L20, whose translation MARVKRAVNAQKKRRATLELASGYRGQRSRLYRKAKEQTLHSLNYAYRDRRARKGDFRQLWITRINAAARANGVTYNRFIQGIKAAGVEVDRKILADLAVNDAAAFTALAELAKANVNTGEAKSA comes from the coding sequence GTGGCACGCGTCAAGCGGGCGGTCAACGCCCAGAAGAAGCGTCGCGCAACTCTCGAACTGGCCAGCGGCTACCGCGGCCAGCGTTCGCGGCTGTACCGCAAGGCCAAGGAGCAGACGCTTCACTCGCTCAACTACGCCTACCGGGACCGCCGTGCCCGCAAGGGTGACTTCCGCCAGCTGTGGATCACCCGCATCAACGCGGCCGCTCGCGCCAACGGCGTGACCTACAACCGGTTCATCCAGGGCATCAAGGCCGCGGGTGTCGAGGTCGACCGCAAGATCCTCGCGGACCTCGCCGTCAACGACGCCGCCGCCTTCACCGCGCTGGCCGAGCTCGCCAAGGCCAACGTCAACACCGGCGAAGCGAAGTCGGCCTGA
- the rpmI gene encoding 50S ribosomal protein L35 → MPKMKTHSGTSKRIRKTGTGKLRRQMTGRRHRMEKKSSRVTRRLEGTTEVSKTEVGRVKRLLGI, encoded by the coding sequence ATGCCGAAGATGAAGACCCACAGCGGGACGTCCAAGCGCATCCGCAAGACGGGGACGGGCAAGCTGCGCCGCCAGATGACCGGCCGGCGCCACCGCATGGAGAAGAAGTCCAGCCGCGTGACCCGCCGTCTCGAGGGCACCACCGAGGTGTCGAAGACCGAGGTCGGCCGCGTCAAGCGCCTGCTCGGCATCTGA
- the infC gene encoding translation initiation factor IF-3, which yields MWAPGRNENRKHSSDQGGPISSETRINDRIRVPEVRLVGPAGEQVGIVRIEDALRLAQENDLDLVEVAPQARPPVCKLMDFGKFKYESAQKARESRRNQQLTVIKEQKLRPKIDQHDYETKKGHVSRFLAAGNKVKVTIMFRGREQSRPELGYRLLQKLAEDVTELGFVESSAKQDGRNMIMVLAPHKNVKPKAKAEPAPEQAPEA from the coding sequence ATGTGGGCACCAGGTCGAAACGAGAACAGGAAACATTCCTCGGACCAAGGAGGCCCCATCAGCTCCGAGACACGCATCAACGACCGAATCCGGGTGCCGGAGGTCCGTCTCGTCGGACCCGCCGGCGAACAGGTCGGCATCGTCCGGATCGAGGATGCGCTGCGCCTGGCGCAGGAGAACGACCTCGACCTCGTCGAGGTCGCGCCGCAGGCCCGCCCGCCGGTGTGCAAGCTCATGGACTTCGGCAAGTTCAAGTACGAGAGCGCGCAGAAGGCCCGCGAGTCGCGGCGCAACCAGCAGCTGACCGTCATCAAGGAACAGAAGCTGCGCCCCAAGATCGACCAGCACGACTACGAGACCAAGAAGGGTCACGTGTCGCGGTTCCTGGCGGCGGGCAACAAGGTCAAGGTCACGATCATGTTCCGCGGCCGCGAGCAGTCCCGGCCGGAGCTCGGCTACCGGCTGCTGCAGAAGCTCGCCGAGGACGTCACCGAACTGGGCTTCGTCGAGTCGTCCGCCAAGCAGGACGGCCGCAACATGATCATGGTGCTGGCCCCGCACAAGAACGTGAAGCCAAAGGCCAAGGCCGAGCCCGCTCCCGAGCAGGCCCCCGAGGCGTAG
- a CDS encoding DUF1844 domain-containing protein, with amino-acid sequence MSEQPSEQAPYSPDDRHLAEIPSVEVISRAAVMLLSAGAERLGLADADPATSPHRDLDEARRLITALAGLVTASAEYLGLHAGPLRDGLQSLQKAFREASAVPDEPGQGPGEKFTGPVY; translated from the coding sequence GTGTCAGAACAACCCTCCGAACAGGCCCCCTATTCCCCGGACGACCGCCACCTGGCCGAGATCCCCAGCGTGGAGGTGATCAGCCGGGCGGCGGTGATGCTGCTGTCGGCAGGCGCCGAGCGCCTCGGGCTCGCCGACGCCGACCCGGCGACGTCCCCGCACCGCGACCTCGACGAGGCCCGCCGGTTGATCACCGCGCTCGCCGGCCTCGTGACGGCCTCCGCGGAGTACCTCGGGCTGCACGCCGGGCCGTTGCGTGATGGCCTGCAGTCGCTGCAGAAGGCGTTCCGGGAGGCTTCGGCCGTGCCGGACGAGCCCGGGCAGGGTCCGGGCGAGAAGTTCACCGGTCCGGTCTACTGA
- a CDS encoding GntR family transcriptional regulator produces the protein MLDVSLSKVSRPLLRDEAYDRIRRAIVDGTLPPGAPLRDADLADQLGLSKAPVREALRRLTDDGLVDQKPQSYTRVSEVMSPDVLDAREIVRVLHEFAVRQAATRCGPQDIAAMRAANDRFARAIEARDIAAAVQADDELHDVPVRLAGNAAVAATLDRYTPLLRRLEHARFSSTLAWNSVERHTRLIDALEAHDTETAVEVISTIWTDLLEDR, from the coding sequence ATGTTAGATGTGAGTCTCTCGAAGGTCAGCCGCCCCCTCCTCCGCGATGAGGCCTACGACCGCATCCGCCGGGCGATCGTCGACGGCACCCTGCCGCCCGGCGCCCCCCTGCGCGACGCCGACCTCGCCGACCAGCTCGGGCTCTCGAAGGCGCCGGTCCGGGAAGCCCTCCGCCGCCTCACCGACGACGGCCTCGTCGACCAGAAGCCGCAGTCCTACACCCGCGTCTCCGAAGTGATGTCCCCCGACGTGCTCGACGCCCGCGAGATCGTCCGCGTGCTCCACGAGTTCGCCGTCCGCCAGGCCGCCACGAGGTGCGGCCCGCAGGACATCGCCGCCATGCGCGCGGCCAACGACCGGTTCGCCCGAGCCATCGAAGCCCGCGACATCGCGGCCGCTGTCCAGGCCGACGACGAGCTGCACGACGTCCCCGTCCGGCTGGCAGGCAACGCCGCCGTCGCCGCGACCCTCGACCGCTACACCCCGCTCCTGCGCCGCCTCGAACACGCCCGGTTCAGCTCGACCCTGGCCTGGAACTCGGTGGAACGCCACACCCGGCTCATCGATGCGCTGGAAGCACACGACACCGAGACCGCCGTCGAAGTGATCTCGACCATCTGGACCGACCTCCTGGAGGACCGATGA